A part of Vanessa tameamea isolate UH-Manoa-2023 chromosome 20, ilVanTame1 primary haplotype, whole genome shotgun sequence genomic DNA contains:
- the LOC113401636 gene encoding hsp90 co-chaperone Cdc37 — protein MVDYSKWKDIEISDDEDETHPNIDTPSLFRWRHQARVERMEERRREKEEHEQRKAENIRKLAETKKKIAEASTNSTDLDSLKKALADLEKEEREIKAKEDDLKKKEKKTPWNVDTISEPGFTKTIINAKATRPKDENLTEEEKEAKMKKFIKDNESFLKQFGMLRRYDDSKQFLQTHSQLVCEETANYLVIWCINLEMEEKHDLMAHVAHQTICMQYILELSKQLDVDPRACVGSFFSRIQVAEKTYKDSFDDELEQFKARIKKRSAEKIQEAIREQEEEERKARLGPGGLDPVEVYEELPDELKKCFDAQDVPLLQATIAKMPEQEAVYYMKRCVDAGLWVPGKNDEEATMKDNSSPTEQKKDEPPSISTEDLD, from the exons ATGGTGGACTACAGTAAATGGAAAGATATTGAG ATATCAGATGATGAAGATGAAACTCATCCGAACATCGACACTCCGTCTTTGTTCCGCTGGCGGCACCAAGCCCGAGTGGAACGTATGGAGGAAAGAAGGCGCGAGAAAGAGGAACACGAGCAACGAAAAGCGgaaaatattagaaaactagctgaaacaaaaaagaaaatcgcGGAAGCATCTACAAACAGCACTGACCTTGACTCTTTGAAGAAGGCTCTCGCGGATCTCGAAAAAGAGGAAAGAGAGATTAAAGCAAAAGAAGACGATTTGAAAAAGAAAGAGAAGAAAACTCCATGGAATGTAGACACTATAAGTGAACCAGGttttactaaaacaataataaacgcAAAAGCTACAAGGCCGAAGGACGAAAACCTAACAGAAGAAGAGAAGGAAGCAAAAatgaaaaagtttataaaagataatgaGAGTTTTTTGAAGCAGTTTGGTATGTTGCGACGGTATGATGACTCAAAGCAGTTCCTTCAGACACATAGTCAATTAGTTTGTGAAGAAACAGCTAACTATCTTGTTATTTGGTGTATAAATTTGGAAATGGAAGAG AAACATGACCTAATGGCTCATGTAGCGCACCAAACTATTTGTATGCAGTATATATTGGAGTTGTCTAAGCAATTGGATGTTGATCCAAGAGCCTGTGTGGGATCATTCTTTTCCAG AATTCAAGTGGCTGAAAAAACGTACAAAGACTCCTTTGATGATGAGCTGGAACAATTTAAAGCCAGAATTAAGAAGAGATCGGCAGAGAAGATTCAAGAGGCAATTCGTGAGCAGGAAGAGGAGGAAAGAAAGGCAAGGCTTGGACCAGGAGGATTAGACCCCGTTGAAGTTTATGAAGAGCTCCctgat gAATTGAAAAAATGCTTTGATGCACAAGATGTTCCATTGCTTCAAGCAACCATTGCTAAAATGCCAGAACAGGAGGCTGTTTATTACATGAAGAGATGTGTAGATGCTGGTTTGTGGGTTCCCGGAAAGAACGATGAAGAAGCAACAATGAAAGACAATTCATCACCCACTGAGCAGAAAAAAGATGAACCCCCTTCAATTAGCACAGAAGATTTAGACtga